In Syngnathus scovelli strain Florida chromosome 12, RoL_Ssco_1.2, whole genome shotgun sequence, the genomic window CGCTCCACGCCCGCGACCAGCTGCTTCCGCCTCCAGGATAATACCCTCCGCAGCGCCAGCTCCTTGGAGCAGCTGCTGGTCATCTGCAACCAAGAGGAACATCACCAGGTTCTACCGCCACCGCTGCCCACCAAGAAGCAGCCTCGACCCGGCAACTCCGCAACCGCCGTGGCTCCCGTCGGCGGGGATAACAATAACCCGGCATACGTCAGCGGCGAGGTGGTCGTCGGAGACTGGAACGACAACGTGGTCGTGGCAGCCGTAAGTCCCTGCAGCGACTCGGAGGAGCAACGGGAGAACAGGACTCTGAATGGCAATATAGGAGGACCTCCCCCAAAGCTCATCCCAGTTTCCGGACAGCTTGAGAAAGTAAGTGGTTGAAATGATGACGTGAAATCAAATCAGCGTGTCCCCCAAAAAGCTAGGGGTCAAAGGTCAGGGGAGTCAACAGTCATGGGTCAGGGGTCAGTCGTTGGAGATCGGGGGTCAAGGGTCAATGGTCAAAGCCTACAtttactttaattttttttagaagtTGAACAAGTTTAGGCAACTGACACAGGAAGCAATCTGATCTTCTCCCGTTTTGTCCTTTTCAGAACATGGAGAAAGTGCTGATCCGTCCGACAGCGTTCAAGCCTGTCGTCCCCAAGAATCGCCACTCGGTGCATTACCTGTCCCCGCGACCCGGCGGCTGCAGTCTGTCAGAGAGCCAGGGCAGCCTCAATCTCCTCCTTCCCCTCGCCGGAGCCAATacggccggcggcggcggcggcggttccAATTCGGAGGAGAAGCGAGACTCTTTCGGTGGGACTGGCAACGCTCGCGGAAGCCAATCTTGCTCCATGTCAGACTCCGGCAGGAACTCCCTCTCCAGCCTGCCCACTCACAGCAGTGCAGGCTATAGTCTGGCCCCCAGTGAGAGCTCCAGTTCAGGGTCAGCCCACCCGGAGTCCGGCCAGGTTCTGGTTAGAAACACTTCAGGCGGGATGGGGACTCACGGTCACTCGGATAGCGGGCGTTCGTCGTCCAGCAAGAGCAGCGGCTCGGGCTCGCTTAGCGGGCGCGGGCAGCCTCTGTCGGACAGCGGCTCGTGCGGCCACTCGTCGCCGCCTGTAGAAGGCTACGAGGTGGTGGTgagggacctggaggagaagctgAGGGAGCGCGACATGGAGCTCCAGCATCTGCGGGAAAATCTGGATGAGAATGAAGCAGCCATTTGCCAGGTGAGACCCACGGCTGACCAAAAGGTGAGAAGATCCATGCAACCTGGATGCTTTTCCGTCAAAGGTGTACGAGGAGAAGCAGCGTCGCTGTGAAAGTGAGATGGAGGAGCTGAGACAGAACTGTGCCACCAAGATGAAGCAGGCCTCTCAGAAGGCCCAGAGGACACAGCAGGTCTTACAGTTGCAGGTTGGCCATTTTGTGTCAGATGATCCGCTTCCGATTTTGCTTCTGTACGAAGCCAATAATGCTGGTTGTGTCGTCAGATCTTTCAGCTACAGCAAGAGAAAAAGAAACTGCAGGAGGACTTCTCGGCTCTGCTGCAGGACAGGGAATCTCTGGAGAGGAGGTGCGCCACCATCCAGCGTGAGCAGACGCAGCTCGGCCCACGGCTGGAGGAGACCAAGTGGGAGGTGGGactcttttttactttaaattgAAGAGAAGAAAATGAATTCAAGCTAACGGCAACAAAATCTGTTTTCATTGTTTCCTGTCGTGGGCGGCGGCAGGTGTGCCAGAAGTCAGGCGAGATCTCCCTGCTCAAGCAGCAGCTGAAGGAGATCCAGTCGGAGCTCAGCCAGAAGGCCGGCGACATCGTGGCGCTGAGGGCCCAGCTGAGAGAAGCACGATCCGAGCAGCAGGCCGGCCAGGCTCGCTGTCAGGAAGCCCAGGCGGCCATGCGAACGCGctccctggagctggaggtgtgcCAGAACGAGCTGCAGAGGCGCAAGAGCGAAGCCGAGCTGCTGCGGGAGAAGTTGGCCCGCCTGGAGGACGAGACGCTGCGTCTCCACGACTCCCTGACGGCCAGCGGCGGGAAGGCCCAGTGCGTCGTCGGTCTGCCCCTCCATCAGGGGCGGGGCTTGTCCAGGCGGGCGGGGCCCAGCCCCTGCATGTATCGCGACGTGGACGACTGGCGAGGGGAGAGCGATGAAGCCAAGGCGCTGAGGCAGAACGCCGAAACTCTTCTGGGACTCCGACAACAGGTGTGTCCATTTCTGGACAATAATAAAACTCACTCAGGAGTTGGATGGACCTtaactcgtgaaaaaaaaaaactttcaggtGGACAGGCTGAAGGCTGAGCTCATGTACGAGAGGAGGACAAGCGAAGAGCAGCTGTCTCGATTTGAGGATGAACGCAGGGTGTggcaggaggagaaggagaaggtaCAAATTCCTTCAGTCTTCACACAAGTGGCTCagtgaaaaaaaattttttttttttgttctgtatGAATCCCATCAGGTGATCCGCTACcagaagcagctgcagcagaACTACATCCAGATGTACCGGCGCAACCGCGAGCTGGAGCGAGTGATGCGGGAGCTGAGTCTGGAGCTGGAGAACAGGGACATAGACGACTACGAAGTGCACAGCGGCAGCAACGACATCCACTTTGAGGAGATTACCGCCACTGAGATTTAAAGAAGACATGAACCTGACGCCGGACCGAGGAAaaactaacaaaacaaaaaaaaaacaggacggCTGGCTTTACCTCTTGAGCAGCTCCCAAAGGTGCGTTCTTCTTCTACTGCTGCACTCCTCGTGATCTTTCATACAGTGTTTcacctgcactttttttttttttttaaaagacttTCATTCCACCACTACAAAGTCAgcacaaaaacttttttttctgaagcggtgagaagtgtttaaatcaggaaGGATTGTtggaaacagcaaaaaaaaaagaataagtcggccacatgcacatttttttacGGTAAACAACAGGGCACAAGCATGCTTGTCATGTGATGAGAACACCTGCTACTTAATGTTGTGTCTTGTAGTCTTTAAGGGGGATATTAGCCTGAGCATGCTAACGTAGGGGCGTCTCATCTGACAGTACCACTCCAATCCTTTGGAGGGCGATAGTGAGACAATTTGCTGGTGTCTGCTTTTCCCTTACTCGAAGAACTGCAACCTTAAGAGCAGCGACGCATACCAACAAAATTGTTCAACCAAAAACTTAAAATTCCGTCTCATGAAAGTCAAAAAGCCAAGTCTTCATCTTGCTCTTAATTCCGCTGTCTCTTTTCCTGTAGACCTCAGCGCTGCCAGGCATGCTGTGGCACAACGTGGTATTACACGCAAGTTGCGCAATTCTGAATTCAAACTTgaggaaatattttaaaataggatttaattaacaaaaatgtttgtaCGTCTAAGTTAAAATCTAAATGTAAGTTAAAATAGGCACATAGTAAGAtttactaattttttttttttattaatagacGGCAATCCAAACTATTTGTAGACAAACATtcaaaagtaatttttttttacagagtcCCCGCGGAAGGAAAGTAAAACAAGTGCAGCTGTTTGTTGCGGATTCTTGCGCTCTTTGTTTTGCCTCCTACACTCTTAAAAAGTATTTTTAGCAGCGCTAAGAAACTAAAAACAAAGTTTTATTAGTCTCACTGCTTCTTCCTCTTCAGGCAGCCATTTGTTCCTTCTAGCGGGTTTTATTTAGCAGCCTAAAGTTACAATCACTTGAACTTGAGTCTTTCAAAGCTTTGCGAGCTGAGCCAATCACAAGCCACATGGAGACAAACAATTCTTTCAGTTCAAACTAGAAAATACAACGCAAACTTTGGCAGAAAAAATGAACACTTAAATCGCTCCACAAGCTCAGCTTTAAttctgattatttttattagccAGCATGAGAGAGCTTACATTTTCTAAACGAAATATATATCGAAAAGATCAATATCAGGAAGGgttgtatatttttatatacatatatgaatAAAGCACcgactaatattttttttttcttgtagcaCCGTTGTCAGTGCCAATTCTATCTATATGAATGTCTATTCTAGAAATATATGCAGTAGACTGCAAaggctaaaaagaaaaatgtctgaGAGAAAGCCCCCAAAAATTAACCTAC contains:
- the lzts2a gene encoding leucine zipper putative tumor suppressor 2a; translation: MALVQALPATDHPNPGVDVQQRQPPSSSPSPPASRSSATAMGSVSSLISGRAYQERHCRAASEFAAKQRRSTPATSCFRLQDNTLRSASSLEQLLVICNQEEHHQVLPPPLPTKKQPRPGNSATAVAPVGGDNNNPAYVSGEVVVGDWNDNVVVAAVSPCSDSEEQRENRTLNGNIGGPPPKLIPVSGQLEKNMEKVLIRPTAFKPVVPKNRHSVHYLSPRPGGCSLSESQGSLNLLLPLAGANTAGGGGGGSNSEEKRDSFGGTGNARGSQSCSMSDSGRNSLSSLPTHSSAGYSLAPSESSSSGSAHPESGQVLVRNTSGGMGTHGHSDSGRSSSSKSSGSGSLSGRGQPLSDSGSCGHSSPPVEGYEVVVRDLEEKLRERDMELQHLRENLDENEAAICQVYEEKQRRCESEMEELRQNCATKMKQASQKAQRTQQVLQLQIFQLQQEKKKLQEDFSALLQDRESLERRCATIQREQTQLGPRLEETKWEVCQKSGEISLLKQQLKEIQSELSQKAGDIVALRAQLREARSEQQAGQARCQEAQAAMRTRSLELEVCQNELQRRKSEAELLREKLARLEDETLRLHDSLTASGGKAQCVVGLPLHQGRGLSRRAGPSPCMYRDVDDWRGESDEAKALRQNAETLLGLRQQVDRLKAELMYERRTSEEQLSRFEDERRVWQEEKEKVIRYQKQLQQNYIQMYRRNRELERVMRELSLELENRDIDDYEVHSGSNDIHFEEITATEI